A window of Oryza glaberrima chromosome 2, OglaRS2, whole genome shotgun sequence genomic DNA:
tcttgaatttaatgtgtgactctccattcttccacacaagattggctacatgggcatcgagaaatgtaaatattaatgaatcacttgtttacgaggaaatattagtagcatgtttaaatagatgataagtagaattaattATTCTTgatctgtgtgccaagatgaaatatgactatcaaaagtagatggagggagtacttcctccattccaaaataattGTAGTAGACGtgtagttcaaatttgaattatatggATGCATTtattattttgagacggagagaacTATGACTTTAATGGCTCAACAATGGATTAATGAACTTCAATGTTAGTCATATCTTAATATGGCCAAAGTTATGCTTACATTATAGTATTGCGTTTCCTGCCTTAAAATATATGCAGTTTTTAGCTATGAACCTAttctatattttagaatggatgtTGTATTTAACAacttttagttgtttttttaattgaaacAAGTTTGGTTATCTGCGGTTCACACCCTTAATTATTCTCGTTAAATGTTGCCTACGAATCATCTATGAGACCCCCGTTACCAGCTAAGATTAGAAGGAAAATGTCCATAATGTACAGGAGTAGTATTTATAGGTTCCGGAAAACATTATATATCTTTCCATGAAACATATGATCACGCCTTTCTTTTGCTACTATAAATATTGCCATGTTCAATCTATCACTTTATGGAAGTTTATTTTAGCCTTATTAGCTACAAACTCAAAGTTTCCTAGTTTTAAATAGTTCTTTTAAAGCCATAAAGCCAATCTAACACTAATAACTAATAGCTAAAGCTAgattaaaaaactttttttacGACGAAGGTACTTTTGAAGTGTTTGTATCTTAATGGCATGACTCTATCCTTTAACATATGTGACTAAAAAACCATATGTTCATAGACTACCAAAGTTTAAAAACTAATTTAAAAGGTATAACCAATAAGTATAACCTAGAATAAGCATCGCCGTATACTAGATCATTCTAATGTGGATTCTCCGTGCTATCGGCTACTACTCTCAAATACTAGCATTCAAACAATCCATGACTTTCACTCTAATTCGTGATATCATACTATAATATGGATTTctgtatctctatctctatctctatctctatctcttctctatctctattattataaaaattgaatatatttttgtcagcactttggtacgtcatttgTGTATGAGTTGATTTGTAAGTTTGAtcgcttttagaaataaaataaaagttgtataagaaatctctttaaaaaaactcgtatACTAACTTAATAGTctatttaatagccaatttataaaATAGTTACTGCATCCGCCTCAAAATAGTTGTCGCTTTGGAGTTCAAATTTTGTCCCATAATACTTGTCACTTGTTAGTATTACTTGTCATATCAGTCACCTCCAATTCAATTTTTTACCCATTCTATCCTCACCACTCTCGTGCTTCTATTCAAATAAGGGGCAATATAGTCTTTACTTCTCAAACCTTAATTTGTGTTAAACAACCTAGAAAGATAAGTATTGTGGGATAGAGAAAATACTTATAACATATAGTACACAGTTAATACTTGGTCTCACTTATCATATACACATGTATCTTAGAGCTCGTGATGTACGTAGCTGGCTAcggatctgtagcccgctgctattctctctcctttttatcTTCTTGAAAtgtatttatagctggcttatagcttgctattatAGCTGCTctgagagcaagtataatagaagGCTGTAAGTCGGCTAAATattgaggtggaggagagaagagaggagagagaggagaagtggGCTGTAAACTTATAGCCGGTTTGGACACAAAAACCAAGAAATtatgtgagagagacaagtgggccCTATGGGCTGGTTtagtttgaggcctaaattaggcttaccaatatttggcaatttcaatagtgtttagtgtctatttggtttgaagccaaattttggcatgtctAAGAAAATaagccatttcaatagtgaacttaggctgttttggcttcaatccaaatacaactttgccttaccaaaattagtcatgccaaaatttgccaaattttggcattgacaaaatttggtaaggcctatttaggccacaaaccaaaccaaccatatattaattgtaaataGCTAATTATTATATGTGTGGGCTAAGAGCAGACTgaaaaaaaaccttatagcCAATAAGTCGGctatattattagccttgctctaagAGCAGGTGCAATAGCAGtctatagccagctgtaaacatattttaatgagataaaaaatgagagagaagagcagcgggctacaaatctgtagccagctacagcatggacttcaagacgcaatgtgtgtataacgggtgggaccatatattaatagtatagggCATGTTCGACTGCACTCATATGGCTGTGGTGCAGCCGGCCGGAACAGTGCTTTGTGtaagcagctgcagcagcaccACTGTGTTGCAGCTGCTGCACATTGCAGTTGAACAGGCccatagtaagcaactattatataaattagctattagattagttataaataaattaaagctagtagtgggctatactatcaAACTTGCTCTAACATCCATCCATCAGGTTCGGAGCCGGAGGTGTAGGGTCGGAGGCGCGGGGATTGGAGCACTTGATTAGGTCCGGATTACCATGGTCCTTGCGCTACCCCGTGCCAAACACCAAACAGGGGAAGTGACCAATCCGGTATAGGGactcgctgacgtggcgctaaGCCATTGCATCCCGGAGCCGCTGCTGTGTGTGAGGGGATTCCTGAAAGACAGAGGTCAGAGGGTGAGGTGGTGATTTTACACAGTGACGATGTCTCTGACACTTGGGTTCCTCTGAGGTTGCCTTGGCTGCGTCACAACGTGTGGCTGTGTGAACTGATGCAAACGTGTGGAGATGACGAgtgaaaagaaatataaataataaataatttatgggtaaaatttatatatgtaatgcAAAGTAGTTTAAAAGTCAATACCGAAGAAACTaaagttcaaattttgattatCAGGTTGTTGCTAATAAATCCCTCTTTTGGCACAACTCTggatttaagattttttttttagctggGTATTCATATCTCTACAAATCCATAAATTTAGTTATGCCATTACATTGataatatttgaataaattatttttttcattctaaataaaatttaaaagtttagaCAGCTATAATTTAGCATACAAATTTCAAAATACTTCATTCGtcttaaaataaaccaacctaaAATATGATGGGGGTATTTGTTAACgctaaaatttgataagccTCGAAGTCGTCGTTAGCCTAGAGTCAGTATCAGTTTTAGAGTCCTGAAATTGGCCGATGAGAATTACTAGTCGCCAACAGCTGGATTCTCAACGGATTCAGTTAGAAAAATAATCAATTAAAGAAAGCTTATCCAAAAGATGTCGAGTTCAAAGAAGATGCGGCGTGGCAATCTATCTATTAACTAGACAGAGTTAGTTAGTTTCCTTTTGATTTtagaaaagtgtgtttagtgtccgatcaGGACTTGTATCTTTTTTGTTATCTTTACGAAACTTATATCGTGTTCGATCGGGACTAGTATTTACCAatggatataaatatgtacacctagGATCATTATAAATTATccctcgatcaatacaactactctctgcatatcgccaccctcttttctgTGTTCTTACTATTTCTATATATTAACATTACATGTACACAATGTGGAATACGAAACCGTAGATTAATGAGTGTTAAAAGCCAAAGAACAACTGGAtttatttaatcaattaaagatAACTAATGCATCCGGTAACATTGGGAAGAACAACATATCAGATCAATCACATAGAATTTATAAACACCAAATAGTGAAACCACTGAAGACGCAAAAGGAACAACATGACAATGGGTGAGAACCATTAATGGGGATTGTCACTCGACCATGGATGACGGAACAGATGTGCAACTCTACAAAGTCATGCACGCGCAGGAACACCGGAAGCGTCACCTTTCGCTAAGAATCCATTGATTTCCTTAGCCTCGGCGATGCAGCTGTCTACACACTTCTTGTTGGTGGCAGGATCCTCCTTAAATTCTTTGCTACGCCCTTCATTGCACACAACGCTGAATTTTTCCAtagtgggatttttttttctccctcagAGGCCCAAGAAGTTGCTTGTTTAAAATGATGCAAATGTCTACACAATGCTTGTTGTTGGTGGCAGGATCCTCCTTAAATTCTTTGCTACGCCCTTCATTGCACACAAGGCTGAATTTTTCCATagtgggattttttttctccctcagAGGCCCAAGAAGTTGCTTGTTTAAGATGATGCAGATGTCTACACAATGCTTGTTGTCGATGGGGTCCTTTTGTTCCTTCTTCTTACAATCCTTTGCACAAAAAGGTCGAAAGAAATCCTCCCCTACAATGGCTCCTTCAACCGCAACCACCGCCACAAGGGTGGCGAGGAGCAGAGCCACCGCAATGGTCTTACTCTTAGCATTAGCACTGTTTCTATTGAGCGTAATTGGTGTGGAGTTGAGATGATTTCCTTACCCTGAAGCTCATGTTATATAACCACCAATGAGGCTaactatatgcatatatatcatctttggttgttcctCCCTTATGACCAGAGAGTGATGAGGTTCTTATGGCATGTATGCTTTTAAATAATTCAAATTATGACCAGAGAGTGATGAGGTTCTTATGGCATGCATGCTTTTAAATACGCGAAATCTATTTCGAGAGTGTTCTCGGTTTAGCTCTATAGCGTGACGCATATCAGAGCCATCTAATTGTGCACGTCGTCATGATGTCCATCCACATGGGTGTCTTTTTCCTTTCAAATGAAGTTCACGTGGGTATCTTTTTCCTATTCAAATAAAGTTtcctctcaaattacttattcaatctacaatccgattacaacattgtgttcgttacaattaaatcttcacaacaagatcttacatgattatgttacgatgaaaaaatatttatatttgtaaattacttttattatatacataagttacttttagatttgactaaattacttcttagacatataaaagtaaattcaataaagtccaaaattaatttacatatattttaaaagtaacttaaaacaaaacggaagtaactttgtcacgacattagaagtaaattcgtttagttaattccataatttgtgctgattaatttaatttctagatagagtcatgtttttatctctacaacggatttacttcaaatgaaatgccaaagttaccttcgttttgttgtaagttacttctataatatatataaattacttttagacttacTGAACTTACTTTTATagtttaagaagtaacttagtgaaatctaaaagtaatttatacatatcataaaagtaatttgtgatttttcatcaaaatataatcatgtgagatcttgttataaagatttaattgcaatgaacaCAACGgcgtaatcggattataaatcggataagtaatttaaaaggAACTTCTCtaagaaggaaaaaatatatagatattgagtgtagtagcttttttttggaaataatGGTGTCTCTTTTTAGCACTATCTAGCTAGCACTCTCGGTGTAGTCGCATCCTTTTAAATAATTCAAATAAATAGCTATGTCCTTCGTTGTATGTGTTAACCACTTATTTTCTTGGATTGTAGGATGATGGATTGTAAGTATATGATTTCTTTTTACACTTCTGACCAAAATGAGCAAAATTGCTGCAAATTGTGACCAAAATGAGCAAAATTGCTGCAAATTGTGCAAATTGCAGCCACTTTGAACTGCTTCAGCCGCAGCCGATGCTAAAAAAGGTCCCAAACACActataaatacataagaaatcatatCAAAACTTAGCAATATTATCAGATTATCAAAAATTTGACATCGCAAAAATTGATTATGTTGGCTACAAGGCCCTAAACATCGACAAACAAAAGACTCGATGAATGAAATCAACAATAGTAGTATCACAGTTAACAGTCTGATCACCAGACACCACAAACATGCTTTGTCTATTCAATAATGGAGAATGGGTTATCGTTATCCATCCATCGGATAGTAGACAAGAGAAAGATTATCGAATTTAAGCAGAACAGTCCAGGTTCACACACAGTAACAAACAATCAATACGCTACAGAAATCACCTTCTCATTCATAAAGAAGTTAACTACTCCGTAAAAACTCGGTAATTGCGATTGCGACACGCATCATCGCGTCGAATGTATGGTGGTGTGTGTGTCTCTCTCGTCTAGCTCTGCTGCATGGTGGCGTCGCCGTGCCGCTCCATGACCCGCCGcatcgccagcgccgccgcctcgctcgccCGCAGCGTCCCGCTCGCCATGATCGCCGCGAACTCCCGCATCACCTCCTCCTGCACCttccccctcgcgccgccgagcGGGTCAGCCGCCGAGCCCTGCTTCGCTTTGGCCGCCTTGTCTTCTTGCTTCGAGGAAGACGAGCCCTCGCCGGGCTtgttctgcggcggcggcggcggcggcacggacgTGGGGACGAACTGCGTGGCCTGCGGCGCGGCGTTGGTCCGGAGCGTGGACTCGAGGTTCTGAATCATGGGCATGATGAGGGGGCCCATGGGGCTGGACATGACCTCGGCGGGGAGGTTGAGGATGTAGTCGGGgatgccggcgccgacgaggaatTGCGCCACCTCGTTGCTGAAGTTGTTGCAGTTGTGGCTGAGCAGCCGGTACGTCTCCGCCGTGTACCGCGGCGAGATGTCGCGGAGGTAGTCCTCGAACACCTCCCGCGGGATGTGCGTCTCGCCCATCTCCACCACCCGCACCGGCCGCCCGTACGGcgtcctccccgccgccagcgACTGGATCCCGCCGCCGAAGAAGTACTCGTTCCCGTACACCACCACGCCCGTATGCCTACCCAACAAATCAAATCCGATTTAATTTAGCCCAAACCCAAATCCAAAAATCCACCAGATTAAGCCGCCAGATCTGATTCACTCACCAGATGGCCTCGATTGGCTTGCCGAGGAAGGAGGTGGAGAGCTGCCGCGCGAGGCCGTTGCTGAGGTCGTACACGTTAAGAACAACCTTGTACCCTTCCTGCCACACCATCAACACCCAAATCCCTCTCCGCCATTAGCGATTGTTACAGGAGCAGCAGCCAATGAAGAGGACGAGTTCAGGTAGGGGACCGACGAGCCTTACCTCCGCCATTAGCACGCGGCAGAAATCTTAGCAGCAGAAGTAGTTCGGATTTCGCAGCACGAACACGCCGAATCTCCGGGAGAAGACGAACAAAAGCAACCGCAAGTCCGCAACACGCGTGGATCTGGACCAAAGGCGGAACGGAGGCGGGCGAGACGAGGGAGAAATATAAAGAAATAACAAGGTGATTATATGAGTAATCAAAAAGAATTAATGGAGGAAGCTTCTGGAGCCGTGTGCTCCTCCGGGTGGGGAGAAGGGAGACGGAAACGGAGGCGTGCGGGTTTTCGTGGCCGTCCGATCGGGGGATAGGGGGTGACGTGGCGACGGATGGAGGCAGGTGCGAGGCCGCTTTCGTTGAAGATTCCAAGCGCGTCGCGGAGTGACGGGAATCTTCTAGAAGGGGAGTGGCTCGGGTACCGGACGCGTGGTTGGTTGGGAATCGGTTGCGTCCGGCTCAGCTGGCAGCTGGGTCCTCGAGTGTTTGAGGCAGCTTCGACTTCCGAATAAACGTGCTTTTTTTATACGACTTTCGAATTTGTTCTAGCATCAGCATGAATGCATGATGGCGTCCTCTCGTCTCTGGCTCTCTCTGGACTTCTGCAGACATGCGGAATTTTTTTAAGCCGTTTTATCCCacttctgttttgtttttcttctaaaatGTATATTAGAAATAAGCTCAAGCAGAATTTATGTGAGTAGTGAGGGAGCCATCATATTCgtggaataagcgaaacaacatatttacaaacgaaaagtaatttacgaataaaacttttatatatgtgttcttagtgatctaaaaatAAAGGctagaaaataaatttcgatgaaaacaaacctcaaaatcagcttcaaatttaaggttaaaaaaatcaaattttggttgataagcataagaataaatgaaaagatgaggccctaAGATTGCTTACTTAGAGGCGGTTCAGTTTACTACCATTTTCAACCACACCAAACTTTAGGATTGTGAAGCAATCTAAACACATCTCAAATACTCCACAATATCTTACCATGTCAAAATTCGGTGATTTTCTGAAAACTTCTTCACACaacggtatatatatatatatatatatatatatatatatatatatatatatattggatatTTGGTATGATAACAAACTATAAACAACATCCATATACTTctatcttaccaaaatttagcattggCCCTGATCAGAAGTGCTGgttgcagcagctgcagccaGTCAGCCCCAATCCAAACCAAAGAGCTGCAGCAGCCAGCACAACCGATCAAGCCCATTATCGAATTTTgccaaattttagaattatcaaaatttgttaaTGTTAATTTTGGTATGAACAAACCTGCTTCCTACATTCACACAACTTAGCCAAACAGATATACTCCACTCTTCTCCGGCTACTTAAAAACAATCTCAGCCTCTCAGGGAAGAGGGAACACATGCGCTCCAAAAAGCAACTGTTAAATGATTTTTATCGAAATAACGGTGTAAATCgtgaagaggaaaagaaaatatagtttACCCCATGCACTGAAGTTCACTGATTTAAAATCCATAACAACCGTGAGTACGTAGTGAAGTTTATCGATCACTCAGGCAGGCATGTCACCAATGAATCGCCATGCATCAGTATAGGAGAGCAGTATGCATCTTTAAGGGGAAACGAAATCAGGTAAGAAGTTTTCTTTTAATCAGCATTGGTAGACTTTCCCCAGACCGTGAATCAAGAGAACTTTATTTGTCCAAACATTAACATTTACTCgtaatatatatacatctttGCGGTTCATGGTCATGGGGCCTTCACAATATTGGAAAGATACTTCTACAACTGACATCCACTATGGATCTGTTAGAAACACAAACTATACAGTCCTAAAAATATCGTAATCTCCATCTTCAACCCAAAAATAAATCAGATTAAAAACAATGTATAGCTTCAATCAGTATCCATCAGCTTATcttcaaaaagagaaaaagaaaacagaataTATCAACTACTAGCCAAGATGATAATCATGATGACTATAAGAGCAACAATACATGCTCACCTGTTTCTGACTGGACCCTTTCTTTGTCCTTGGTTCAGTCCAACTGAATAATATCATAACCATAAAAATGATCCAAAAGAATTCTGCACCACAATACAGCAGTACAAGTTAGAGCCTTAGAATACCGTAAAACACCAAACGTCATTAAATTGAAGGGCACATACTTCAGAGATATTGTTGCAGGAGGTTAGTTGACGAATTTTTCAGCTTGCAACTCATTCCTAGATGGACATCACCAAAAGTGTACCTGGCATATGGTCACCATAAAATTCAATGTTAATGAAAAAGGATAATAGCAAGAAAAAGGGAATGAAAGATGAGTTGCAGACCTGTATTCACAGTGTTCTGGAAAGCCACATCGAGCTTTTGCATAGTCCCAGTGACAATCGTCATTTCTCAATGGACCTCGGAAAGCTGTTCATGCACCTCTGTTAGTGGCTTTGAAAGTCAAATCAGATGCAGGGGGATTCATATATCTGGTAATAGGAGTTGAAACTGAGCACACCTTTCGTCACAAATTTTGATTTCGCATCAGGGTGCATGTCATGCCACATTTCAAGCCACAACTCACGCATCAGTACTGGCATCCTAACAATGTTCCTGTGATTTGctgttaaaataataattttcaaaatGAGTGTTGTATAGCAAAGGAATGATTAAACTTTAGAGGGGGTTGCATGTTAAATCTGGAGTATGTGGGCACACGCACAAGTACTCCGCCTGAATcactgtaaatatatatatattctaagcATAAACTTCTACATGGATTTCTTATTCCCTTGTAGCAAAGAAATGCATAAAGCTGGCATAAGGACAAACATTACgacataaatatgaaaaaaatggagaaaaaacaACTAAAAGATTTGCACCCACCTTTATCAAGCTCCCAGACGGCTGTTCTCCATCCCGGAATGCTTTCAGCATCTTCAAAGTAGGTTATGTACTTCACATGTGGAGTCCTCGTCATGTTTGGGAGTATGCCCTGGCCTACATGGTGGTCGACATTCATCTTTGTTTGTAAATCGGATCCATCATGTTCTGCCTGCAAAAACAGTAGGATGTACAAAGCAGGAAAGGCACATTAACATTGTGATATGCTACAAGGAAACAGTCAATAATTCTATTAGccacaacaaaacaaattaataaacaGGCCTCAAACTCCTCTGCTGAGGATCATATCACTAGGCACATGGTAAAATACCTGCGGAGCCCTAGTTATGTTCACTTTTGGCCCA
This region includes:
- the LOC127761146 gene encoding uncharacterized protein LOC127761146, with product MAEEGYKVVLNVYDLSNGLARQLSTSFLGKPIEAIWHTGVVVYGNEYFFGGGIQSLAAGRTPYGRPVRVVEMGETHIPREVFEDYLRDISPRYTAETYRLLSHNCNNFSNEVAQFLVGAGIPDYILNLPAEVMSSPMGPLIMPMIQNLESTLRTNAAPQATQFVPTSVPPPPPPQNKPGEGSSSSKQEDKAAKAKQGSAADPLGGARGKVQEEVMREFAAIMASGTLRASEAAALAMRRVMERHGDATMQQS